In Mycobacterium gallinarum, a single window of DNA contains:
- a CDS encoding crotonase/enoyl-CoA hydratase family protein, whose amino-acid sequence MSTPTFETLLYKTESHVATITLNRPEQLNTIVPPMPDEIEKAIGLAERDSSIKVIVLRGAGRAFSGGYDFGGGFQHWGEAMNTDGRWDPGKDFAMVSARETGPTQKFMAIWRASKPVIAQVHGWCVGGASDYALCADIVIASDDAVIGTPYARMWGAYLTGMWLYRLSLAKVKWHSLTGEPLTGKEAAAVELINESVPFEKLEARVKEIADKLAKIPLSQLQAQKLIVNQAYENMGLSSTQTLGGILDGLMRNTPEALSFIETAGSQGVRAAIEERDGPWGDYSQAPTERRPDPSHVIEP is encoded by the coding sequence ATGTCGACCCCGACGTTCGAAACCCTGCTCTACAAGACCGAGTCACATGTCGCGACCATCACCCTGAACCGGCCCGAGCAGCTCAACACCATCGTCCCGCCGATGCCCGACGAGATCGAAAAGGCCATCGGGCTGGCCGAACGCGACTCCTCGATCAAGGTGATCGTGCTTCGCGGCGCCGGTCGCGCGTTCTCCGGCGGCTACGACTTCGGCGGCGGCTTCCAGCACTGGGGCGAGGCGATGAACACCGACGGTCGCTGGGATCCGGGCAAGGATTTCGCGATGGTCAGCGCCCGCGAGACCGGGCCCACACAGAAGTTCATGGCGATCTGGCGAGCGTCCAAACCCGTCATCGCCCAAGTCCACGGCTGGTGCGTCGGCGGCGCAAGCGACTACGCACTGTGCGCGGACATCGTCATCGCCAGTGATGACGCCGTCATCGGCACTCCCTATGCCCGCATGTGGGGCGCGTACCTCACCGGCATGTGGCTGTACCGACTGAGCCTGGCGAAGGTGAAGTGGCACTCGCTGACCGGGGAGCCGTTGACCGGAAAAGAAGCCGCCGCAGTCGAACTCATCAACGAGTCCGTGCCGTTCGAGAAACTCGAGGCCCGGGTCAAAGAGATCGCCGACAAGCTCGCCAAGATCCCGCTGTCTCAGCTGCAGGCACAGAAGCTCATCGTCAACCAGGCCTACGAGAACATGGGACTGTCCTCCACCCAGACACTCGGCGGCATCCTCGACGGGCTGATGCGCAACACTCCCGAAGCGCTGTCATTCATCGAAACCGCTGGCTCACAAGGCGTTCGGGCGGCCATCGAGGAACGCGACGGACCGTGGGGCGACTACAGCCAGGCACCCACGGAGCGCAGGCCGGACCCGTCGCACGTCATCGAGCCCTGA
- a CDS encoding Dyp-type peroxidase translates to MTEPQSRQGISRRGFVTGALSAGAGAAVGAGATYALTNSGRKAPPAPAAQKRFVPFEGVHQTGVTALPIPEQGMIASFNVQSKDRAGLTTALKELTEEIRGLMAGKPPETRDAAYPPVDSGILGENPPADDLSIVVGVGASLFDDRFGLADRKPKDLETMPFLANDRLDPKLSHGDISIIFEAGHNDTVQFALRQVMRRTRSDLVLRWMIDGYARGIGAGQASDAATPRNLLGFKDGTANLDVDDAALMDRHVWVGADDGEPEWAVGGSYQAVRIIRMFVEFWDRTRLIEQEQLIGRAKVSGAPLGLTGEFTDPDYPEDPDGKRIPLDAHIRLANPRTPETDENLILRRGFNYSRGFDGAGRLDQGLAFVAYQRSLEKGFLTVQRRLKGEPLEEYIMPVGGGFFFILPGVTGPDRFLGDRLVD, encoded by the coding sequence GTGACCGAGCCGCAGTCGCGCCAGGGCATCTCGCGACGAGGGTTCGTCACGGGAGCCCTGAGCGCGGGTGCGGGGGCCGCTGTCGGAGCCGGCGCCACGTATGCGCTGACCAACTCCGGACGGAAGGCCCCCCCAGCGCCCGCCGCCCAAAAGAGATTCGTCCCGTTCGAGGGCGTTCATCAGACTGGCGTCACGGCGTTACCCATCCCCGAACAAGGGATGATCGCCTCCTTCAATGTCCAGTCCAAAGACCGCGCCGGGCTGACGACCGCGCTCAAGGAGCTCACCGAGGAGATCCGCGGGCTGATGGCCGGCAAACCGCCGGAAACGCGGGACGCGGCGTATCCGCCCGTGGACTCGGGCATCCTCGGCGAAAATCCGCCTGCCGACGACCTTTCGATCGTCGTCGGCGTCGGGGCGTCGTTGTTCGACGACCGATTCGGCCTTGCCGACCGCAAGCCCAAAGACCTTGAAACGATGCCGTTTCTGGCCAACGACCGACTGGATCCCAAGCTCTCGCATGGGGACATCTCGATCATCTTCGAGGCGGGTCACAACGACACCGTTCAGTTCGCGCTGCGGCAGGTGATGAGGCGGACGCGAAGCGACCTGGTGCTGCGATGGATGATCGACGGCTACGCCCGCGGCATCGGTGCAGGGCAGGCCTCAGATGCGGCCACCCCTCGAAACCTGTTGGGATTCAAGGACGGAACAGCCAACCTCGACGTCGACGACGCCGCGTTGATGGATCGCCACGTGTGGGTTGGTGCCGACGACGGCGAACCAGAGTGGGCGGTCGGCGGTTCGTATCAGGCCGTCCGCATCATCCGGATGTTCGTCGAATTCTGGGACCGCACCCGGCTCATCGAGCAGGAGCAGCTCATCGGTCGGGCCAAGGTCAGCGGCGCACCACTGGGGCTGACGGGTGAGTTCACCGATCCCGACTATCCCGAAGATCCCGACGGCAAGCGGATTCCGCTCGATGCGCACATCCGGCTGGCCAATCCCCGCACCCCCGAGACGGACGAAAACCTCATCCTGCGGCGCGGATTCAACTATTCACGCGGCTTCGACGGTGCCGGCCGACTGGACCAGGGACTGGCGTTCGTCGCCTATCAGCGGAGCCTGGAGAAGGGCTTCCTCACCGTGCAACGTCGGCTCAAGGGTGAGCCGCTCGAGGAGTACATCATGCCGGTCGGCGGCGGATTCTTCTTCATCCTGCCGGGCGTGACGGGGCCGGACCGGTTCCTCGGCGATCGTCTGGTCGACTGA
- a CDS encoding N-acyl-D-amino-acid deacylase family protein — MTYDLIIRNGTIVDGLGGEPFVGDVAVSDGLIAAVGTVDGSGAREIDATGLLVTPGFVDLHTHYDGQAIWSDRMIPSSAHGVTTAVMGNCGVGFAPCRAEDHDVLVDVMAGVEDIPGVVMVDGLPWTWETFPEFMDALDSRRRDIDVAAFLPHSPLRVYVMGQRGVDREPATDEDLSLMRKLAAEAVRAGALGFASSRLTLHKTIKGQPIPSYDVDYAEIEAIARGINDAGGGLLQFVPDLMAGDYQASLGAVFDVAGEVGLPVTFTLAIGNAGPPIHLDALTMVEKANANGGDVTGQIFPRPIGLVLGLDLSGNPFVMYPSYQEIARLPLAERVAEMRKPEVRERILNDRPSSDGHPLMFAAQAWDYMFPLGDPPNYEPAASDSIGARARARGVNPLEEAYDRLLDDDGHAMLLVTLANFRDNSLDTVAELIQRDDVVLGLGDGGAHYGMICDASFPTYLLTHWVRDRESGRLSITQVIKELTSVPARIGGLQDRGRLAVGYKADINVIDADAMRLHRPTVKSDLPAGGRRLDQTADGYVMTMVSGEIISENGEPTAARPGKLIRGRQTAPAIA; from the coding sequence ATGACGTACGACTTGATCATCCGTAACGGCACCATCGTCGACGGCCTGGGCGGTGAACCGTTCGTCGGCGATGTCGCGGTCTCTGACGGTCTGATTGCGGCCGTCGGCACGGTCGACGGCTCCGGTGCCAGGGAGATCGACGCGACGGGTCTGCTGGTCACCCCCGGGTTCGTCGACCTGCACACCCACTACGACGGGCAGGCCATCTGGAGCGACCGCATGATCCCGTCGTCGGCGCACGGCGTGACAACAGCCGTCATGGGCAACTGCGGCGTGGGATTCGCGCCGTGCCGCGCCGAGGACCACGACGTGCTCGTCGACGTGATGGCCGGCGTCGAAGACATCCCCGGTGTCGTGATGGTCGACGGGTTGCCGTGGACCTGGGAGACGTTCCCCGAATTCATGGACGCGCTCGACTCGCGCCGCCGCGACATTGACGTGGCCGCGTTTCTTCCCCACTCCCCGTTGCGGGTGTACGTGATGGGGCAACGCGGTGTCGACCGCGAACCTGCGACCGACGAAGACCTTTCCCTGATGCGCAAACTCGCGGCCGAAGCGGTGCGGGCGGGTGCGCTGGGTTTTGCATCGTCCCGCCTCACGCTGCACAAGACCATCAAGGGACAACCGATTCCGAGCTACGACGTGGACTACGCGGAGATCGAGGCGATTGCGCGTGGTATCAACGACGCCGGCGGTGGTCTGCTGCAGTTCGTGCCCGACCTGATGGCGGGTGACTACCAAGCGTCTCTGGGTGCGGTGTTCGACGTCGCGGGCGAAGTCGGTCTACCCGTGACCTTCACACTGGCGATCGGCAACGCGGGACCACCGATTCACCTCGACGCGCTGACCATGGTGGAGAAGGCCAACGCCAACGGCGGCGATGTCACGGGCCAGATCTTCCCCCGCCCGATCGGGCTGGTGCTCGGCCTGGATCTGTCAGGCAATCCGTTCGTGATGTACCCCTCGTATCAGGAGATCGCCAGGCTGCCACTCGCAGAGCGGGTCGCCGAGATGCGTAAACCCGAAGTGCGCGAACGCATTCTGAACGACAGACCGAGCAGCGACGGGCATCCCCTGATGTTCGCCGCGCAGGCATGGGACTACATGTTCCCGCTCGGCGATCCGCCGAATTACGAACCGGCCGCCTCGGATTCGATTGGCGCACGGGCCCGGGCGCGCGGCGTGAATCCGTTGGAGGAGGCCTACGACCGTCTCCTCGACGACGACGGACACGCCATGCTGCTCGTCACCCTCGCCAACTTCCGCGACAACTCCCTGGACACCGTCGCTGAACTGATCCAGCGTGACGACGTCGTACTCGGCCTCGGTGACGGCGGTGCGCACTACGGAATGATCTGCGACGCAAGCTTTCCCACGTACTTACTGACGCACTGGGTGCGCGACCGTGAGTCCGGACGGCTGTCGATCACGCAGGTGATCAAAGAGCTCACGTCCGTGCCTGCCCGGATCGGCGGCCTACAGGACCGTGGCCGCCTGGCCGTCGGGTACAAGGCCGATATCAACGTCATCGACGCCGACGCGATGCGACTGCACCGGCCCACCGTCAAGTCCGATCTACCCGCCGGTGGGCGACGGCTCGACCAGACGGCCGACGGCTACGTGATGACGATGGTGTCCGGCGAGATCATCAGCGAGAACGGCGAACCCACTGCGGCCCGTCCCGGCAAGCTGATCCGTGGTCGCCAGACCGCACCCGCCATCGCGTGA
- a CDS encoding phosphatase PAP2 family protein: protein MSPIRWWPPVGVTAMIVLGLAVGKGSTPLDDWFQTLNRSVAQDLSNLAKPLSLAILGVTVVGIALYRRCWRLALAATVFPPLTYLLVQFIKPVFGRIKEGGLAYPSGHITTTTIVLGLFVLVAGGALWAVLTAVTYVALAMVGVGSTFHYFTDTVGGLLLGTSVVGVAALVAHRDLTRVNPGAIYVTRGG from the coding sequence GTGAGTCCGATTCGGTGGTGGCCGCCGGTCGGGGTGACCGCGATGATCGTGCTCGGACTTGCCGTCGGTAAGGGATCCACCCCGCTCGACGACTGGTTCCAGACGCTCAATCGCAGTGTCGCTCAAGACCTGTCCAACCTTGCAAAGCCACTGTCGCTCGCCATCCTCGGCGTCACGGTCGTGGGCATCGCACTGTATCGCCGGTGTTGGAGGCTGGCTCTGGCCGCCACAGTGTTTCCGCCGCTGACCTACCTGCTCGTGCAGTTCATCAAGCCGGTCTTCGGGCGAATCAAGGAAGGCGGCCTCGCGTACCCGAGTGGGCACATCACGACGACGACGATCGTGTTGGGCCTCTTCGTGCTGGTGGCAGGGGGTGCCCTGTGGGCGGTGCTGACCGCGGTCACCTACGTCGCGCTCGCCATGGTCGGCGTGGGCTCGACGTTTCATTACTTCACCGACACTGTCGGCGGGTTGCTGCTCGGCACCTCCGTCGTGGGCGTCGCGGCGCTCGTCGCCCACCGTGACTTGACACGTGTCAACCCCGGTGCGATCTACGTCACACGCGGTGGCTAG
- a CDS encoding aldehyde dehydrogenase family protein — protein sequence MTATPDVDLPPESQAATVLNPATGAVAGTVRWTDPADVPRIAAGLRRAQREWEARGPKGRAKVLARFAVWMGEHRDEIEQLLIKETGKSATDAAQEVPLLIMIASYYIKTMEKALAPEARPASLPFLNIKKVTVHYRPRPIVAIVAPWNYPVANLLMDGIAALAAGCAVLLKPSERTPLTAELLLRGWADSGAPEVMAIVQGAREAVEAVVDNADYVQFTGSSATGAKVAERAARRLTPVSLELGGKDPMVVLEDADIDLAAHAAVWGAFFNAGQTCVSVERVYVLEPVYDQFVAAVVRDVKNLKMGAGEGHDFGALIDDSQLAVTERHVADAVAKGAKVLTGGKRATGPGSFYEPTVLVDVDHTMDCMTEETFGPTLPIMKVASVAEAVRLSNDSPYGLSASVFSKDIDRAKDVAVELDCGAVNINDVISNLMCTTAPMGGWKTSGIGARFGGADGVRKFCRQEVVVAPRTNIGAGGNYYNNSLRALKRMNTMMTKLALIRPKRTAK from the coding sequence ATGACCGCGACGCCAGATGTTGATCTGCCCCCGGAATCGCAAGCCGCCACTGTCCTCAATCCCGCGACCGGCGCTGTCGCCGGAACCGTGCGGTGGACCGACCCCGCCGACGTGCCCCGCATCGCGGCGGGCTTGCGCCGGGCGCAACGCGAATGGGAGGCCCGCGGGCCCAAGGGCCGCGCCAAGGTGCTGGCCCGCTTCGCCGTCTGGATGGGCGAGCACCGTGACGAGATTGAGCAGCTGCTGATCAAGGAGACCGGTAAGTCGGCGACCGACGCCGCCCAAGAGGTGCCGCTGCTGATCATGATCGCCTCGTACTACATCAAGACGATGGAAAAGGCGCTGGCGCCTGAGGCCCGGCCCGCGTCGCTGCCCTTCCTGAACATCAAGAAGGTGACGGTGCACTACCGGCCGCGGCCGATCGTCGCCATCGTCGCACCGTGGAACTATCCCGTGGCCAACCTCCTGATGGACGGCATCGCCGCGTTGGCGGCGGGCTGCGCGGTCCTCCTCAAACCCTCCGAGCGCACCCCACTGACCGCTGAGCTGTTGTTGCGCGGCTGGGCGGACTCCGGCGCGCCCGAGGTCATGGCGATCGTCCAGGGGGCAAGGGAGGCCGTCGAGGCCGTCGTCGACAACGCCGACTACGTCCAGTTCACCGGGTCATCCGCGACAGGCGCCAAGGTCGCCGAGCGCGCGGCGCGCCGACTCACGCCGGTGAGCCTCGAACTCGGTGGCAAGGACCCGATGGTCGTGCTCGAGGATGCCGACATCGACCTTGCCGCGCACGCTGCGGTCTGGGGTGCGTTCTTCAACGCCGGCCAGACATGTGTGTCCGTCGAGCGGGTGTACGTGCTCGAACCGGTCTACGACCAGTTCGTCGCCGCCGTCGTGCGCGACGTCAAGAACCTGAAGATGGGCGCGGGCGAGGGGCACGACTTCGGCGCCCTCATCGACGACTCCCAGCTCGCAGTCACCGAGCGTCATGTCGCCGACGCCGTCGCCAAGGGCGCGAAGGTGCTCACCGGCGGCAAGCGCGCGACGGGCCCCGGCAGCTTCTACGAGCCGACGGTGCTCGTCGACGTCGACCACACGATGGACTGCATGACGGAGGAGACGTTCGGCCCCACTCTGCCCATCATGAAGGTCGCCTCTGTCGCCGAAGCGGTACGCCTGTCGAACGACAGCCCGTACGGCCTCAGCGCGTCGGTGTTCTCGAAGGACATCGACCGCGCGAAAGACGTTGCGGTGGAATTGGATTGCGGGGCCGTCAACATCAACGACGTGATCTCGAACCTGATGTGCACCACGGCGCCGATGGGTGGCTGGAAGACATCGGGCATCGGAGCTCGCTTCGGCGGCGCCGACGGTGTGCGCAAGTTCTGCCGCCAGGAGGTCGTGGTCGCGCCCCGCACCAACATCGGTGCGGGCGGCAACTACTACAACAACTCGCTGCGGGCACTGAAGCGGATGAACACGATGATGACGAAGCTCGCGTTGATCCGGCCCAAGCGCACCGCCAAGTAG
- a CDS encoding mycothiol transferase → MASSDASTDSLAVRALLRDAFTRLIEHVERLTDGLTDEVAFFRPTANANSISWLIWHSARQHDLQLADIAGTEQVWFRDGWVDRFGLDLPRDAMGYGDGPDEVAKVRASADLLAGYYHGVHKATLEYIASVTPEELSRVVDDHWDPPVTAGARLVSIFDDSAQHLGQAAYVAGIV, encoded by the coding sequence ATGGCTAGCTCTGATGCCTCTACTGATTCCTTGGCGGTGCGCGCACTGCTGCGCGATGCCTTCACCCGGTTGATCGAGCACGTCGAGCGGCTCACCGACGGGCTGACGGACGAGGTCGCCTTCTTCCGGCCGACTGCGAATGCCAACAGCATCTCGTGGCTCATTTGGCACAGCGCCCGTCAGCACGACCTGCAGCTGGCGGATATCGCGGGCACCGAACAGGTCTGGTTCCGCGACGGCTGGGTCGACCGTTTCGGTCTCGACCTGCCGCGCGACGCGATGGGCTACGGCGACGGCCCCGACGAGGTGGCCAAGGTGCGCGCGTCAGCTGACCTGCTGGCCGGCTACTACCACGGCGTGCACAAGGCGACGCTCGAGTACATCGCCTCGGTAACGCCCGAGGAGCTGAGCCGCGTCGTCGACGATCACTGGGACCCGCCGGTGACTGCAGGCGCGCGGCTGGTGAGCATCTTCGACGACAGTGCGCAGCACTTGGGCCAGGCGGCCTACGTGGCCGGCATCGTGTGA
- a CDS encoding EfeM/EfeO family lipoprotein: MNRYFAWSVPVVAASLMLSGCSSDAGSSEETSTATATTTSSSAAAAAPDPLAEQAAAEYKTYATGQIDELVGVVKVLTDAVRANNLQAAQDAYAPSRIPWERIEPLAGLVEEIDGKVDARVDDFAGVDDAEFTGWHRLEYLLFQQNTTEGGAPFADQLDADIAALKEQFPSVEVKPVDVATGAAELIEEVSEGKITGEEDRYSKTDLWDFDANLQGSQAAVDKLKPALEKADPELLGKIETGFADINATLQPLRRGDGWVLYCTENDPYPSPRCTGVTVDPPTIDKLKAQLAGLSENVSQVAGVLKLS, encoded by the coding sequence ATGAATCGCTATTTCGCATGGTCGGTGCCGGTCGTAGCCGCGAGTCTCATGCTCTCGGGCTGCTCCAGCGACGCGGGCAGTTCCGAGGAGACGTCGACCGCCACCGCGACCACGACCTCGTCGAGTGCCGCCGCTGCCGCTCCCGATCCGTTGGCCGAGCAGGCCGCTGCGGAGTACAAGACGTATGCCACCGGTCAGATCGACGAACTCGTGGGCGTCGTCAAGGTGCTCACCGACGCCGTGCGCGCGAACAATCTGCAGGCCGCGCAGGACGCGTACGCGCCGTCCCGTATCCCGTGGGAGCGCATCGAACCGCTGGCCGGCCTCGTCGAGGAGATCGACGGCAAGGTCGATGCGCGAGTCGATGACTTCGCCGGCGTCGACGACGCGGAGTTCACCGGCTGGCACCGCCTCGAATACCTGCTGTTCCAGCAGAACACGACCGAGGGTGGCGCCCCGTTCGCCGATCAGCTCGACGCAGACATCGCTGCCCTCAAGGAGCAGTTCCCCTCGGTCGAGGTGAAGCCGGTGGACGTCGCGACCGGTGCGGCCGAGCTGATCGAAGAGGTCTCCGAGGGCAAGATCACCGGCGAGGAGGACCGCTACTCCAAGACCGACCTGTGGGACTTCGACGCCAACCTGCAGGGCTCGCAGGCCGCGGTCGACAAGCTGAAGCCGGCTCTGGAGAAGGCTGATCCGGAGCTGCTCGGCAAGATCGAGACCGGCTTCGCCGACATCAACGCCACTCTGCAGCCGCTGCGCCGCGGCGACGGCTGGGTGCTCTACTGCACCGAGAACGACCCCTACCCGTCGCCTCGCTGCACCGGCGTGACCGTTGACCCCCCGACCATCGACAAGCTCAAGGCCCAGCTGGCCGGCCTGTCGGAAAATGTGTCCCAGGTCGCGGGGGTCTTGAAGCTGTCGTGA
- a CDS encoding DUF2889 domain-containing protein: MPFVSDIAGPQQPVRAPAVLVSGSFRRTSTIDTHPAGTGDSDVDLRARDVTADQDAVEVLGETRIRAHLSQRVIDSIESAPRVERLDRLLGSRVGPGFRSAVGKLLPGEAQRASRLHLLLDDWVGAALVSGYAVQHAAIVLGVEEKLPAGTADRMAGICAGFAPEASLIDYARRYDVIPSVHGPVAPPLDGLHPVEPLRAHGMRRFRRLDLVPAEGDSAGFEAHFRDSHVDGEGVETIVHEYTVVGTVDTSTRTITSVRADVRVLPWRECPGAINSAERIRGMALPEMRERIRGEFVGISTCTHLNDTLRCIADLDALVDLFRAR, from the coding sequence ATGCCATTCGTGTCGGACATCGCGGGACCTCAGCAGCCTGTCCGGGCACCGGCGGTGCTGGTCTCGGGTTCTTTTCGCCGTACCAGCACCATCGACACGCATCCGGCCGGGACCGGCGATTCCGACGTCGACCTGAGGGCCCGCGACGTGACGGCAGATCAGGACGCCGTCGAGGTGCTGGGCGAGACGCGGATTCGAGCGCACCTGTCGCAACGGGTGATCGACAGCATCGAGTCCGCCCCGCGCGTCGAGCGACTGGACCGGTTGCTGGGCAGCCGCGTCGGCCCCGGATTCCGCTCGGCGGTGGGCAAGCTGCTCCCCGGTGAGGCGCAGCGCGCGAGCAGGCTGCACCTGTTGCTCGACGACTGGGTCGGCGCGGCTCTGGTATCCGGCTACGCGGTGCAGCACGCGGCGATCGTTCTCGGCGTCGAGGAGAAGTTGCCTGCCGGCACCGCAGACCGCATGGCGGGCATCTGCGCGGGGTTCGCGCCGGAGGCTTCGCTCATCGATTACGCCAGGCGGTACGACGTCATTCCGTCGGTCCACGGCCCGGTGGCACCGCCACTGGATGGTCTGCATCCCGTCGAACCACTGCGCGCGCACGGTATGCGACGGTTTCGGCGGCTCGATCTTGTTCCCGCGGAGGGAGATTCCGCGGGATTTGAGGCGCACTTCCGGGATTCGCATGTGGACGGCGAAGGTGTCGAGACGATCGTGCACGAGTACACCGTCGTCGGCACGGTGGATACGTCGACGCGGACCATCACATCGGTGAGGGCGGATGTGCGAGTGCTGCCGTGGCGGGAATGTCCCGGCGCGATCAACAGCGCCGAGCGGATTCGCGGAATGGCGCTGCCGGAGATGCGCGAACGTATTCGCGGCGAGTTCGTGGGTATCAGCACGTGCACGCATCTCAACGACACGCTGCGCTGTATCGCCGATCTCGATGCGCTGGTGGATCTGTTCAGGGCTCGATGA
- a CDS encoding VOC family protein: MIDHFGINCANWEESKAFYDKVLGVLGYSRQMDYQVAIGYGTEGKPDFWIADMNAGEAAGPNREVHFAFQASSTDAVQAFYDAAIEAGAESLHAPRIWPEYHPGYFGAFVRDPDGNNIEAVFHGAQPQG, encoded by the coding sequence GTGATTGACCACTTCGGAATCAACTGTGCGAATTGGGAAGAATCGAAGGCGTTCTACGACAAGGTCCTCGGAGTGCTCGGATACAGCCGCCAGATGGACTATCAGGTGGCCATCGGCTACGGCACCGAGGGCAAACCCGATTTCTGGATCGCCGACATGAATGCGGGCGAGGCGGCCGGGCCCAACCGTGAGGTGCACTTCGCATTCCAGGCCTCCAGCACCGACGCCGTCCAGGCGTTCTATGACGCGGCGATCGAGGCGGGTGCCGAATCCCTGCATGCGCCGCGGATATGGCCCGAATATCACCCGGGCTACTTCGGGGCATTCGTGCGCGATCCCGACGGCAACAACATCGAGGCGGTCTTCCACGGTGCGCAGCCGCAGGGCTGA